One Oxobacter pfennigii DNA segment encodes these proteins:
- a CDS encoding MBL fold metallo-hydrolase, with protein MKYLKIPAGIYGANCYCVYDETSREGFVIDPGGDGEKILKLINNEGIKILFIILTHGHFDHTGGVNYLKQMLNIPVLINEKDTGLLSKENIISNFFPDFEDVSADDFLKDKDKLKFGGEFLEIIETPGHTPGGITIKVEDNLFTGDTLFFNSVGRTDLPGGSYEVLIKSINEKLLIFPEGTKVHPGHGNSSTIGREKKSNPFL; from the coding sequence ATGAAATATTTAAAAATACCGGCAGGTATATATGGAGCTAATTGCTATTGTGTATATGATGAAACATCGAGAGAGGGCTTTGTTATAGATCCCGGCGGTGACGGGGAAAAGATATTGAAGCTTATTAATAATGAGGGTATAAAGATATTGTTTATAATATTAACCCATGGCCATTTTGACCATACCGGCGGCGTTAATTATTTAAAGCAGATGCTTAACATACCTGTACTTATAAATGAAAAAGACACCGGCCTTCTATCAAAGGAGAACATAATATCAAATTTCTTTCCAGATTTTGAAGATGTATCTGCGGATGATTTTTTAAAGGATAAAGACAAGCTTAAATTCGGAGGTGAATTTTTAGAAATAATTGAAACTCCCGGGCATACGCCAGGCGGCATAACAATAAAGGTTGAAGATAATTTATTTACCGGTGACACATTGTTTTTCAATTCGGTCGGCAGGACGGATTTGCCCGGAGGCTCCTATGAGGTTTTAATTAAATCCATAAATGAAAAGCTTCTTATCTTTCCTGAAGGAACAAAGGTTCATCCTGGCCATGGAAATTCTTCGACAATAGGAAGAGAAAAGAAGTCAAACCCTTTTTTATAA
- the hisS gene encoding histidine--tRNA ligase — translation MAIKAPRGTKDVLPSESGSWQYVEKLMRDMCELYNIKEIRTPTFEHTELVQRGIGETTDIVQKEMYTFLDRSGRSITLKPEGTSPAVRAFIEHNLYNEPLPGKLFYITPVFRYEKPQAGRLREHHQFGIEIFGSKEPSADAEVISLAMDLYRRLKVKNLEININSIGCSKCRAEYNKALKEYLKANMDELCETCKDRFDRNPLRILDCKMDKCKEIVKDAPVIIDYLCEECSDHFEGLKKHLDVLGYKYNINPMIVRGLDYYTKTVFEIISNDIGAQGTVCGGGRYDGLFEECDGPPLPAVGFGMGIERLLLTLQSQNIELPVKNKIDVFIAALGKDAEIKAFNIINDLRKNNISADKDHMQRSLKGQMKYSDKINARYTIILGDDELDKNKVNIKNMETGEQTEAELDKIIDAIKSII, via the coding sequence ATGGCTATTAAAGCGCCAAGAGGAACAAAGGATGTATTGCCTTCTGAATCAGGAAGCTGGCAATATGTCGAAAAGCTTATGCGAGATATGTGTGAGCTTTATAACATAAAAGAAATCAGGACTCCTACCTTTGAACATACAGAACTTGTTCAAAGAGGTATAGGAGAGACTACTGACATAGTACAAAAGGAAATGTATACTTTCTTAGATAGGTCGGGCAGAAGCATTACATTAAAGCCGGAAGGCACTTCTCCTGCCGTCAGAGCATTTATTGAACATAATCTTTATAATGAACCGCTGCCAGGAAAGCTTTTTTATATAACTCCGGTTTTCAGATACGAAAAGCCCCAAGCCGGAAGGCTAAGGGAACACCACCAGTTCGGAATAGAAATTTTCGGTTCAAAAGAACCTTCTGCCGATGCCGAAGTTATAAGCCTTGCTATGGATTTATACAGAAGGCTTAAAGTTAAAAATCTTGAAATTAATATAAACAGCATAGGCTGCAGCAAATGCCGTGCAGAATATAACAAGGCCCTTAAGGAATATTTAAAGGCTAACATGGATGAATTATGCGAAACCTGTAAGGACAGGTTTGACAGAAATCCATTAAGAATACTGGATTGCAAAATGGATAAATGCAAGGAAATCGTAAAGGATGCCCCTGTTATAATAGATTATCTTTGCGAGGAGTGCAGCGACCATTTTGAAGGCTTGAAAAAACACCTTGATGTACTTGGATACAAATACAATATCAACCCCATGATAGTGAGGGGACTTGACTATTATACAAAAACTGTTTTTGAAATTATTTCAAATGACATAGGAGCCCAGGGCACTGTATGCGGAGGAGGACGCTATGACGGCTTATTTGAAGAATGTGACGGACCTCCCCTTCCCGCAGTAGGATTTGGCATGGGTATTGAAAGGCTTTTATTAACATTGCAGAGTCAAAATATTGAACTTCCCGTAAAGAATAAAATCGATGTATTTATTGCAGCTTTAGGAAAAGACGCTGAAATAAAGGCCTTCAACATTATAAACGATTTAAGGAAAAACAACATCTCTGCCGATAAGGATCACATGCAAAGAAGCCTTAAAGGGCAGATGAAATATTCGGATAAAATAAATGCGAGATACACAATTATACTTGGTGATGATGAACTTGATAAAAACAAGGTCAACATTAAAAACATGGAAACCGGTGAACAGACAGAAGCTGAACTTGACAAAATCATAGATGCTATAAAATCTATCATTTAA
- the aspS gene encoding aspartate--tRNA ligase, with protein sequence MAERLNGLKRSHMCGTLREENIGNTVTVMGWVQRKRNLGGLIFIDLRDRTGLVQVVLGDEIDKAAFLKADNVKSEYVIAVSGEVVKRSSVNTTLPTGMIEILGKDIKILGESETPPIIIKEDLDTSEAIRLKYRYLDLRRPDMQRNMIIRHKTAKIARDFLDDNGFIEIETPILTKSTPEGARDYLVPSRVSPGNFYALPQSPQLFKQLLMLSGYDRYFQIAKCFRDEDLRANRQPEFTQIDMELSFVDVDDVIDVNERLLQRIFKEIHNIDLSVPFLRMPYKEAMDRFGSDKPDIRFGMELKSLNDIVKASDFKVFKDALLNGGDVRAINAAGCGDFGRKDIDRLTDFVKTFGAKGLAWIALNNGEIKSPISKFLSENEMSEIIKRTEAKDGDLILIVADKSKVVYASLGQLRLEIARKLGILDGNIEHKFLWVTEFPLLEYDEEEKRYVAVHHPFTSPMDEDIEYLEKEPGRVRAKAYDIVLNGEELGGGSIRIHDSKLQEKMFGIIGLEMNTAWEKFGYLLEAFKYGTPPHGGLAFGFDRLIMFLVNTDNIRDVIAFPKTKEASDPLTDAPSTVDEAQLLELGIALIPNKINS encoded by the coding sequence ATGGCTGAAAGACTTAATGGCTTGAAACGTTCCCATATGTGCGGCACATTAAGGGAAGAAAATATAGGAAATACCGTAACCGTCATGGGATGGGTTCAAAGAAAAAGAAATTTAGGAGGCCTTATATTCATCGATTTAAGAGACAGAACAGGCCTTGTTCAGGTGGTATTAGGCGATGAAATAGATAAAGCTGCCTTTCTTAAGGCCGATAACGTAAAATCAGAATATGTAATTGCAGTTTCCGGTGAGGTTGTAAAAAGATCATCCGTTAACACAACTCTTCCTACAGGCATGATAGAAATACTGGGAAAGGATATAAAGATACTGGGAGAATCAGAAACTCCGCCTATTATCATTAAAGAGGATTTGGATACCTCTGAGGCAATAAGGCTTAAATACAGATATTTAGACTTAAGAAGGCCGGACATGCAAAGAAATATGATAATAAGGCATAAGACAGCAAAGATTGCCCGCGATTTTTTAGATGATAACGGATTTATAGAAATAGAAACTCCCATACTGACTAAAAGCACTCCTGAAGGTGCCAGGGACTATCTGGTTCCCAGCCGTGTATCGCCGGGCAATTTTTATGCCCTTCCCCAATCTCCCCAGTTATTTAAACAGCTTTTGATGCTGTCAGGCTATGACAGGTATTTTCAGATAGCCAAATGCTTCAGAGATGAGGATTTGCGCGCAAACAGGCAGCCTGAATTCACCCAGATAGATATGGAATTATCCTTTGTGGATGTTGATGATGTAATCGATGTAAATGAAAGGCTATTACAGAGGATATTCAAGGAAATACACAATATAGATTTAAGCGTACCTTTTTTGAGAATGCCTTATAAAGAGGCTATGGATAGGTTTGGCTCCGACAAGCCGGATATAAGATTTGGAATGGAGTTAAAATCTTTAAACGATATAGTCAAGGCCTCGGATTTCAAAGTCTTTAAAGATGCATTACTAAATGGAGGAGATGTAAGAGCAATAAATGCCGCTGGCTGCGGTGATTTCGGAAGAAAGGACATTGACAGGCTTACTGATTTTGTTAAAACCTTTGGCGCCAAAGGCCTGGCATGGATAGCCTTAAATAACGGAGAAATAAAATCACCAATATCGAAATTCCTAAGCGAAAATGAAATGAGCGAAATAATTAAAAGGACAGAAGCTAAGGATGGAGATTTAATACTGATTGTAGCTGACAAGTCTAAGGTTGTTTATGCATCCCTTGGTCAATTGAGGCTAGAGATTGCAAGAAAACTAGGAATCCTTGACGGAAATATTGAGCATAAATTTCTGTGGGTTACTGAATTCCCCCTTTTAGAATATGATGAAGAGGAAAAAAGATATGTTGCTGTGCACCACCCCTTTACATCGCCAATGGATGAGGATATAGAATATCTTGAAAAAGAACCGGGAAGAGTGAGAGCAAAGGCTTATGATATAGTATTAAACGGTGAGGAATTAGGAGGCGGAAGCATAAGGATACATGATTCCAAGCTCCAGGAAAAAATGTTTGGAATTATAGGGCTTGAAATGAATACGGCATGGGAAAAATTCGGTTACCTATTGGAAGCCTTCAAATACGGTACACCTCCTCACGGCGGTCTGGCTTTTGGCTTTGATAGGCTTATTATGTTTTTGGTCAATACAGATAATATAAGGGATGTCATTGCTTTCCCAAAGACAAAAGAGGCATCAGACCCTCTAACAGATGCACCGTCTACGGTTGATGAAGCACAGCTTCTGGAATTGGGGATAGCATTGATACCAAATAAAATAAACTCATAA
- a CDS encoding RelA/SpoT family protein produces MLDDLLSKIKTYNSKCDEEIIKKAFAFSEEAHKTQVRESGEPYVTHPIHVAGILVELGLDTCTVAAGLLHDVIEDTKYTYDDIKENFNEEIAYLVDGVTKLGRIEYKTKEEQQADNIRKMLLAMAKDIRVILIKLADRLHNMRTLKYLPQEKQKSKAKETLEIYAPIAHRLGISKIKWELEDLSLRYLHPAEYYELVEKVAHKRTEREEYLEQVITTLRDRLDSAGIKSDIDGRPKHFYSIYKKMVFKNRNFEQIFDLLALRIIVDSVRDCYAALGIVHTLWKPIPGRFKDYIAMPKPNMYQSLHSTVIGPEGQPFEVQIRSWDMHRTAEYGIAAHWKYKEGSDQEDAFDKKLVWLREILEWQDDTRDPKEFMDGLKIELFTDEVFVFTPKGSVIDLPVDSTPIDFAYRIHTDIGNKCIGAKVNGKMVPLDYKLRTGDIVEIQTTSSGRGPSRDWLKIVKSSQAKNKIMQWFKKQNREENASKGKEILEKEIKRQGYNYSDLAKQEWMEIVLKRFNVQQVDDLFSAIGYGGISPNQVITRLKDEYNKTVKQESNDWRALEKAAQEKQAQKKKKESTAGVEVKGADNIMIRFSKCCSPVPGDEIVGYVTKGRGVSIHRKDCQNIIEQLSQNDEKMIEVSWAKVHGTEYQADVQIEANDRQGLLAEITNILTLSKTLVRAINARTSRDGMAFISLTLQINGTEQLEKIMKDFRKISGIKDVYRTRA; encoded by the coding sequence ATGCTTGACGACCTGCTGAGTAAAATAAAAACCTATAATTCGAAATGTGATGAAGAAATTATCAAAAAAGCATTTGCATTTTCAGAGGAAGCACATAAAACTCAGGTAAGAGAGTCCGGAGAACCCTATGTGACTCATCCTATTCATGTTGCCGGAATACTGGTTGAGTTAGGTCTTGATACCTGTACTGTTGCTGCCGGCCTTCTTCATGATGTCATAGAAGATACAAAATACACCTATGACGATATCAAGGAAAACTTTAATGAAGAGATTGCCTATCTTGTTGATGGTGTTACAAAGCTTGGACGGATAGAATATAAAACAAAAGAGGAACAGCAGGCAGATAATATACGCAAAATGCTTTTAGCCATGGCAAAGGATATAAGGGTTATATTAATAAAGCTGGCAGACAGGCTGCATAATATGAGGACATTAAAATATTTACCTCAGGAAAAGCAAAAGTCCAAAGCAAAGGAAACCCTGGAAATATATGCACCTATTGCTCACCGGCTTGGTATATCCAAAATCAAATGGGAACTTGAAGACTTATCATTAAGATATCTTCATCCGGCAGAATATTACGAGTTGGTAGAAAAAGTTGCTCATAAAAGAACGGAGAGAGAAGAGTACTTAGAGCAGGTCATTACAACTTTAAGAGACAGGCTTGATTCTGCCGGTATAAAATCAGATATAGACGGCAGGCCTAAGCATTTTTATAGTATATATAAAAAGATGGTTTTTAAAAACAGGAATTTTGAGCAGATTTTTGATCTTTTGGCACTGCGAATAATCGTTGATTCAGTAAGGGATTGCTATGCTGCTTTGGGCATTGTCCATACCTTGTGGAAGCCTATACCCGGCAGGTTCAAGGATTATATAGCCATGCCTAAGCCTAATATGTATCAATCGCTTCATTCCACAGTAATCGGTCCTGAAGGACAACCTTTTGAGGTTCAAATAAGGTCCTGGGATATGCACAGGACAGCTGAATACGGTATCGCTGCCCATTGGAAATATAAAGAGGGTTCCGATCAGGAGGATGCTTTTGACAAAAAGCTTGTTTGGCTTCGTGAAATATTGGAATGGCAGGATGATACAAGGGATCCGAAAGAATTTATGGACGGACTTAAAATAGAGCTCTTTACCGATGAAGTTTTTGTATTTACTCCAAAGGGCTCTGTTATTGACCTGCCTGTTGATTCAACTCCTATTGATTTTGCTTACAGGATACACACTGATATAGGAAATAAATGCATAGGCGCAAAAGTAAACGGGAAAATGGTTCCTCTTGATTATAAATTAAGGACCGGCGATATTGTAGAGATACAGACCACATCAAGCGGCAGAGGACCGAGCAGAGACTGGCTTAAGATAGTAAAGAGCTCCCAGGCAAAAAATAAAATAATGCAGTGGTTTAAAAAACAAAACAGAGAAGAAAACGCTTCAAAAGGTAAGGAAATCCTTGAAAAGGAGATAAAGAGGCAGGGATATAATTACAGCGACCTGGCAAAGCAGGAATGGATGGAAATAGTATTAAAAAGGTTCAATGTTCAGCAGGTTGACGACCTTTTTTCTGCCATAGGCTATGGAGGTATATCCCCAAATCAGGTAATAACAAGGCTTAAGGATGAATACAATAAGACCGTAAAACAGGAAAGCAATGATTGGAGAGCCCTTGAAAAAGCCGCTCAGGAAAAGCAGGCGCAAAAAAAGAAGAAGGAAAGCACTGCAGGCGTCGAAGTCAAAGGCGCAGATAATATTATGATAAGGTTTTCCAAGTGCTGCAGTCCCGTTCCCGGTGATGAAATAGTTGGATATGTCACAAAGGGAAGGGGAGTATCCATTCACCGAAAAGATTGCCAGAATATTATAGAGCAGTTAAGCCAAAATGATGAAAAAATGATAGAAGTCAGCTGGGCAAAAGTACATGGTACTGAATATCAGGCAGATGTACAAATAGAAGCCAATGACAGACAAGGGCTTTTAGCCGAGATTACCAATATACTTACATTATCAAAAACCTTGGTTAGAGCCATAAATGCACGTACTTCAAGGGATGGGATGGCATTCATAAGCCTGACCCTGCAGATTAACGGCACCGAACAGCTGGAGAAAATTATGAAGGATTTCAGAAAAATATCCGGTATAAAAGATGTATACAGAACTAGGGCTTAG
- the hemZ gene encoding coproporphyrinogen dehydrogenase HemZ, with the protein MYYVLLEGHNYSYEIYEMVTLYFPQEKITTINSEDELPVYCRYIKSFISVNEDKIKGSCFLYHVESGVKNLISSSEESLPIDENIKKLTKHCVKITAYNMLKNLTGVNMPWGILVGIRPAKIVNDLKSKDSSIDEIKDILGDKYRVREDKINLVTKVSDISYPLINTDSKNISIYIGIPFCPTRCVYCSFAAYPIKPYEKYISSYIEALKYEMDELSRFIDGKFKIDTLYIGGGTPTSLDDDSFYEVINHAAQKFHVKSLKEFTVEAGRPDTITKEKLDIMHEHMVDRISINPQTMNDDTLKRIGRLHSVKDIIDKYELARKYNFNSINMDMIVGLPGETEEDIKNTLDEIIKLNPENITVHSMSLKRASKLKEEIISGKEDNLNSDNIYDALMEYIYTNLFKNHYTPYYMYRQKKSAGNLENVGYCIKDKECLYNIQMIEEKETIIGIGADSVTKMVFTNENRIERYANKKDLTEYINTIKESTEKKIKALGMLT; encoded by the coding sequence ATGTATTATGTTTTACTTGAAGGTCACAATTATTCATATGAAATATATGAAATGGTGACCTTGTATTTTCCCCAAGAGAAAATAACAACTATTAACAGTGAAGATGAACTGCCTGTTTATTGCAGATATATAAAGAGTTTCATCAGTGTAAATGAGGATAAAATCAAAGGAAGCTGCTTTTTATATCACGTAGAATCCGGTGTCAAAAACCTTATATCAAGCTCTGAGGAATCCCTTCCTATTGATGAAAATATAAAAAAATTAACGAAGCATTGCGTAAAAATTACAGCTTATAATATGCTTAAAAACCTTACGGGAGTAAATATGCCCTGGGGCATACTTGTAGGCATAAGGCCTGCAAAGATAGTAAATGACCTTAAATCAAAGGATTCATCGATAGATGAAATCAAAGATATATTGGGGGATAAATACCGTGTGAGGGAAGATAAAATTAATCTGGTAACAAAAGTATCGGATATAAGTTATCCTTTGATAAACACTGACAGTAAAAATATTTCCATATATATAGGCATACCTTTTTGCCCGACAAGGTGCGTCTATTGTTCCTTCGCCGCTTATCCGATAAAGCCTTATGAAAAATATATTTCTTCATATATAGAGGCTTTGAAATATGAAATGGATGAATTAAGTCGTTTTATAGATGGGAAGTTTAAAATAGATACTCTGTATATCGGCGGAGGAACTCCTACATCTCTGGATGATGACAGTTTTTATGAAGTTATTAATCATGCCGCACAAAAATTTCATGTAAAATCCTTAAAGGAATTTACTGTGGAAGCCGGCAGGCCGGATACCATCACAAAAGAAAAGCTTGATATAATGCATGAGCATATGGTTGATAGGATAAGTATAAATCCTCAAACCATGAATGATGACACGTTAAAGAGAATAGGAAGGCTACATAGTGTAAAAGATATAATAGATAAGTATGAACTGGCACGTAAATATAATTTCAATAGCATTAATATGGACATGATTGTTGGATTGCCAGGTGAAACTGAAGAAGACATAAAAAATACCCTTGATGAAATAATCAAGCTCAATCCCGAAAATATAACGGTTCACAGTATGTCACTAAAAAGAGCATCAAAATTGAAGGAAGAAATTATAAGCGGCAAGGAAGACAACTTAAATAGTGACAACATATACGATGCTTTGATGGAATATATTTACACCAATCTTTTTAAAAATCATTACACTCCTTATTATATGTACAGACAAAAGAAAAGCGCAGGCAATCTTGAAAATGTAGGTTATTGTATAAAAGATAAAGAATGTTTATATAATATTCAAATGATAGAAGAAAAGGAAACAATTATAGGCATAGGCGCCGATTCTGTCACAAAGATGGTTTTTACTAATGAAAACCGCATTGAGCGCTACGCGAACAAAAAGGATTTAACGGAATATATAAATACAATAAAGGAGAGCACTGAAAAAAAGATTAAGGCCTTGGGCATGTTGACATAG
- a CDS encoding adenine phosphoribosyltransferase, translated as MNIKEKIRIIEDFPKEGISFKDITTLTDDKDVFKYTIKEIAEDLRDKNIDIIVGPEARGFIIGAPVAYELGAGFVPVRKPGKLPYDTLKIEYQLEYGTDALEIHKDAIKKGQRVAVIDDLLATGGTIQSVAKLVEQLGGEIVSFNFIIELTELKGKEKLSPYRVHSLVKYDL; from the coding sequence GTGAATATTAAGGAGAAAATCAGAATAATTGAAGACTTTCCAAAAGAAGGTATAAGTTTCAAAGACATAACCACTCTTACTGATGATAAGGATGTATTTAAATATACAATTAAAGAAATTGCTGAAGATTTAAGGGATAAAAATATAGATATTATCGTAGGGCCTGAAGCCAGAGGATTTATCATAGGAGCGCCTGTTGCTTATGAACTGGGTGCCGGTTTTGTGCCTGTAAGAAAACCGGGCAAGCTGCCTTATGATACCTTAAAGATTGAGTACCAATTGGAATATGGCACAGATGCCTTGGAAATACATAAGGATGCTATAAAAAAAGGACAAAGGGTGGCTGTCATTGATGATTTGCTCGCAACGGGAGGAACAATACAATCCGTAGCCAAATTGGTAGAGCAATTGGGAGGCGAAATCGTATCCTTCAATTTTATAATTGAGCTCACAGAGCTTAAAGGGAAAGAGAAGCTCTCGCCTTATCGAGTCCACTCGTTGGTTAAATATGACCTGTAG
- a CDS encoding tRNA threonylcarbamoyladenosine dehydratase: MLNAFSRTELILGQEKMDILKNSTVAVFGVGGVGSFTVEGLIRSGLGKIVLIDDDNICLTNINRQLHATRKTVGKAKVEAMKERILDINPKAEVITYQKFYSNETADELLNKDYDYVVDAIDTISGKIDLVVRCKEMNIPIISSMGAGNKLDPTRFTVSDIYKTTIDPLAKVMRKELRKRNIESLKVVYSTEEPIKVEQEAEASCKVNCICPPGTARNCSSRRNVPGSISFVPSVVGLIIAGEAIKDLTGVNKGF; the protein is encoded by the coding sequence TTGCTTAATGCATTTTCAAGGACAGAGTTGATTTTGGGGCAAGAAAAAATGGATATATTGAAAAACAGTACTGTTGCCGTCTTCGGGGTTGGCGGAGTAGGTTCTTTTACAGTGGAAGGGCTTATAAGATCGGGATTAGGTAAAATAGTGCTTATTGATGATGATAATATTTGCCTTACCAATATAAACAGGCAGCTTCATGCCACAAGAAAAACCGTGGGTAAAGCCAAGGTAGAAGCTATGAAAGAGAGAATTTTAGATATTAATCCCAAAGCAGAGGTTATAACATATCAAAAATTCTACAGCAATGAAACAGCTGATGAGCTTTTAAATAAAGATTATGATTATGTAGTAGATGCCATCGATACTATATCAGGAAAGATAGACTTAGTCGTCCGGTGCAAAGAGATGAATATTCCCATAATAAGCAGTATGGGAGCAGGAAATAAATTAGACCCGACCAGATTTACGGTATCGGACATATATAAAACAACCATAGATCCATTGGCAAAAGTCATGCGCAAGGAATTAAGAAAAAGGAATATTGAATCTTTAAAGGTGGTTTATTCAACGGAAGAGCCTATAAAAGTGGAACAGGAAGCAGAAGCTTCCTGCAAGGTTAACTGCATATGCCCTCCGGGAACCGCAAGGAATTGCAGCTCAAGAAGAAATGTTCCGGGAAGTATTTCCTTTGTACCTTCTGTCGTTGGATTGATAATTGCCGGTGAAGCCATAAAGGATTTGACAGGTGTTAATAAAGGCTTTTAA
- the dtd gene encoding D-aminoacyl-tRNA deacylase, with product MRAVVQRVDNSEVIVDEKIKGSINCGLAVFLGVEEGDTEEDSKYLADKIINLRIFEDENDKMNLSLLDIKGEILAVSQFTLLGDCRKGRRPNFMAAAKPETAVELYNKFIDYVRINNIKVETGVFQAHMTVKIINNGPVTILLDSRKNF from the coding sequence ATGAGAGCAGTCGTTCAGAGAGTTGATAATTCGGAAGTTATAGTGGATGAAAAAATTAAAGGCAGCATAAATTGCGGCTTGGCTGTATTCCTTGGAGTGGAAGAGGGGGATACAGAGGAAGATTCAAAATACTTGGCAGATAAGATTATAAATTTAAGAATTTTTGAAGATGAAAATGATAAAATGAATCTATCATTGTTAGATATAAAAGGAGAAATATTGGCTGTATCACAGTTCACATTGTTAGGCGATTGCCGCAAAGGCAGGAGGCCTAATTTTATGGCTGCGGCAAAGCCTGAGACAGCGGTTGAACTTTATAATAAATTTATCGATTATGTAAGAATAAATAATATAAAGGTAGAAACGGGAGTATTTCAGGCTCATATGACAGTTAAAATCATAAATAACGGACCTGTAACTATTCTTCTTGACAGCAGAAAAAATTTTTAG